A region of Aliidongia dinghuensis DNA encodes the following proteins:
- a CDS encoding molybdopterin-binding protein codes for MTRISLSRRRFMIGSTLGATAAALAGYGALKPDAGGAVLRSAEQLTMKAHRLLQGRGALAREFLEADISPSFRVNGSTMPDSEEYAALLDSNFADWRLKIDGLVVQPREFSLVDLKKLPARTQITRHDCVEGWSAIGKWTGVPLGSLLRSIGLKPSARFAVLHCADELEKTLDGSGRYYESIDLIDAFHPQTILAYAMNGKDLSVGHGAPLRLRVERQLGYKQAKYVMRIEIVDSFSGLWGGNGGYWEDRGYEWYAGI; via the coding sequence ATGACCAGGATCTCGCTGTCGCGCCGTCGCTTCATGATCGGCAGCACGCTCGGCGCCACCGCGGCGGCGCTTGCCGGCTACGGGGCGCTGAAACCGGACGCCGGGGGAGCCGTTTTACGCTCGGCCGAGCAGCTGACGATGAAGGCCCACCGGCTCCTGCAGGGGCGCGGCGCGCTCGCGCGGGAGTTCTTGGAAGCCGACATCTCGCCGTCGTTCAGGGTGAACGGCAGCACCATGCCGGATAGCGAGGAATATGCGGCACTCCTGGACAGCAATTTCGCCGACTGGCGTTTGAAGATCGACGGTCTCGTGGTGCAGCCTCGCGAGTTCTCCCTTGTGGACCTAAAGAAGTTGCCGGCGCGAACGCAGATCACCCGGCACGACTGCGTCGAGGGCTGGAGCGCCATCGGCAAATGGACGGGCGTTCCCCTCGGATCGCTGCTTCGCTCGATTGGGTTAAAGCCCTCTGCGCGCTTTGCGGTCCTTCACTGCGCCGACGAGCTCGAAAAGACGCTGGACGGCAGTGGCCGCTACTACGAGAGCATCGACCTGATCGACGCGTTCCACCCGCAGACGATCCTCGCTTACGCGATGAACGGTAAAGACCTGTCCGTCGGCCACGGCGCGCCGCTGCGGCTGAGGGTCGAGAGGCAGCTCGGATATAAGCAGGCCAAATACGTCATGCGCATCGAGATCGTCGACAGCTTCAGCGGCTTGTGGGGTGGCAACGGCG
- a CDS encoding cytochrome b/b6 domain-containing protein: protein MSDEKTGHENGRQAGTILIRRHSVVTRVTHWLNVLCLTALLLSGLQIFNAHPELYWGQYGADGDPAFLTIGSAEDKDGLRGFVRAGGIEVPTTGFLGVSSFEGEPTARAFPAWLTIPSDQDLATGRRWHFFFAWFFVINGAVYLGYGFLSGHFRRDLAPRRGQLSASYLWHEIVTHARLRFPEGEEARHYNVLQKLTYLVVIAGFLPMMLLTGLTMSPGVDAAFPALLDLFGGRQTARTIHFITASLLVKFVLVHVAMVVLSGAWNNMRSMITGRYAIRESGPKA from the coding sequence ATGAGCGACGAGAAGACAGGACACGAGAACGGCCGGCAGGCGGGGACGATCCTGATCCGCCGTCATTCCGTCGTTACCCGCGTTACGCATTGGCTCAACGTCCTTTGTCTCACCGCGCTGCTGCTGAGCGGGCTGCAGATATTCAACGCACATCCTGAATTGTATTGGGGGCAGTACGGCGCGGACGGAGACCCCGCGTTCCTTACGATCGGGTCGGCCGAAGACAAGGATGGCCTGCGCGGCTTTGTCCGGGCAGGGGGAATTGAAGTCCCGACGACGGGGTTTCTCGGCGTTTCGAGCTTCGAGGGCGAGCCTACCGCACGGGCCTTTCCGGCTTGGCTGACGATCCCGTCCGATCAAGACCTCGCCACCGGTCGGCGCTGGCACTTCTTCTTCGCGTGGTTCTTCGTCATCAACGGTGCCGTCTACCTGGGATACGGCTTCCTGAGTGGGCATTTCCGTCGCGATCTCGCACCAAGACGTGGACAACTGTCGGCGTCCTACCTCTGGCATGAGATCGTCACGCATGCGCGTCTGCGGTTTCCCGAAGGCGAGGAAGCCCGTCATTACAACGTACTGCAGAAGCTGACCTATCTCGTCGTCATCGCCGGTTTCCTGCCGATGATGCTGCTGACGGGGTTGACCATGTCGCCGGGTGTCGACGCCGCCTTTCCGGCGCTCCTCGACCTGTTCGGCGGGCGCCAGACCGCCCGGACCATCCATTTCATCACCGCCTCGCTGCTGGTGAAGTTCGTGCTGGTTCACGTCGCGATGGTCGTTCTGTCGGGCGCCTGGAACAACATGCGCTCGATGATCACCGGGCGTTACGCCATTCGTGAGAGCGGGCCAAAAGCATGA